In one Ischnura elegans chromosome 13, ioIscEleg1.1, whole genome shotgun sequence genomic region, the following are encoded:
- the LOC124170381 gene encoding zinc finger protein 271-like translates to MTVPGEASSCENPDSINFFRVTDSRKSCHEAVMRENKERSTSMINNPGKRAKSNDNSYPCSDCGDAFNAKNDLIKHLKIHFDSGNFDIDANLTIGKDLTLKTLVSGGETNSSYRSTSKSLNKLICNRQGMRQNVNGLFKANFGGTREEKNVREMRRSFIVDGKSCTDSPHRAKKPYSCNECEKSFSQKSHLVLHIRTHTKEYPYTCCECEKSFSQKSVLVRHIRTHTKETPYSCDECEKSFSLKGSLVLHIRTHTKEKPYACGECEKSFSQKSNLVRHIRTHTKKTPYSCGECEKSFSQKSVLVRHIRTHTKETPYACGECEKSFSQKSDLVRHIRTHTKETPYSCGECEKSFSQKSVLVRHIRTHTKETPYACGECEKSISQKSDLGRHIRTHTKETPYSCGECEKSFSQKSVLVRHIRTHTKEKPYACGECEKSFSRKRNLFLHIRTHTKEKPYSCGECEKSFSDRSN, encoded by the coding sequence ATGACTGTTCCTGGGGAAGCAAGTAGTTGTGAGAATCCAGACAGCATAAATTTTTTCAGGGTCACTGACAGTAGAAAGAGTTGCCATGAGGCAGTCATGCGAGAAAACAAAGAGAGGAGTACTAGCATGATAAACAATCCTGGGAAGCGTGCCAAATCAAATGACAATTCATATCCTTGCTCCGACTGTGGAGATGCATTCAATGCCAAGAATGATCTCATCAAGCacctcaaaattcattttgattctGGCAATTTCGATATTGATGCTAATTTGACAATTGGGAAAGATTTGACCCTCAAAACTCTTGTTTCAGGAGGGGAAACAAATAGTTCTTATCGGTCCACCTCCAAGAGTTTAAATAAGCTGATATGTAACAGACAAGGGATGAGACAAAACGTAAATGGGCTTTTTAAGGCAAACTTTGGAGGAACAAGGGAGGAGAAAAACGTGAGGGAAATGAGGAGAAGCTTCATTGTAGATgggaaatcatgcacagatagTCCACATAGAGcaaagaaaccttattcctgcaatgaatgtgagaagtctttctctcaaaagagtcaccttgtccttcacattcggactcatacgaaggagtaCCCTTATACCTGctgtgaatgtgaaaagtctttctcccaAAAGAGTgtccttgtccgtcacattcggactcatacgaaggagacacCTTATTCCtgcgatgaatgtgaaaagtctttctctctaaaGGGTAGCCTTGTccttcacattcggactcatacgaaggagaagccttatgcctgcggtgaatgtgaaaagtcatTCTCCCAAAAGagtaaccttgtccgtcacattcggactcatacgaagaagacaccttattcctgcggtgaatgtgaaaagtctttctcccaAAAGAGTgtccttgtccgtcacattcggactcatacgaaggagacacCTTAtgcctgcggtgaatgtgaaaagtctttctcccaaaagagtgaccttgtccgtcacattcggactcatacgaaggagacaccttattcctgcggtgaatgtgaaaagtctttctcccaAAAGAGTgtccttgtccgtcacattcggactcatacgaaggagacacCTTAtgcctgcggtgaatgtgaaaagtctatCTCCCAAAAGAGTGACCTTggccgtcacattcggactcatacgaaggagacaccttattcctgcggtgaatgtgaaaagtctttctcccaAAAGAGTgtccttgtccgtcacattcggactcatacgaaggagaaaccttatgcctgcggtgaatgtgaaaagtctttctctcgaaagagaaACCTTTTccttcacattcggactcatacgaaggagaagccttattcctgcggtgaatgtgaaaagtctttctctgataggagcaac